One Archangium lipolyticum genomic region harbors:
- the coaE gene encoding dephospho-CoA kinase (Dephospho-CoA kinase (CoaE) performs the final step in coenzyme A biosynthesis.), with the protein MKIYGLTGGIASGKSTVSRMLTELGAQVLDADVIAREVVEPGTPGLAAVAERFPGVLDAEGRLDRAKLGARVFGDPKERAALNSILHPLIGQQFLLRTHALARSGAERIIYDAPLLIENRLHEGMDGVVLVWVPREVQKARLMARDGLDEAAAEARLAAQLPLDEKRQHATWLVDNSGELGATRARVDEVWRAMLARG; encoded by the coding sequence TTGAAAATCTACGGACTGACTGGCGGTATCGCCTCCGGCAAGAGCACCGTGAGCCGGATGTTGACGGAGCTGGGCGCCCAGGTGCTGGACGCGGACGTCATCGCCCGCGAGGTGGTGGAGCCCGGTACTCCCGGCCTGGCCGCCGTGGCCGAGCGCTTCCCGGGCGTGCTGGATGCGGAGGGGCGGTTGGACCGGGCGAAGCTGGGGGCGCGCGTCTTCGGAGACCCCAAGGAGCGGGCCGCCCTCAACTCCATCCTCCACCCGCTCATCGGCCAGCAATTCCTCCTGCGGACCCATGCGCTGGCCCGGTCGGGGGCGGAGCGCATCATCTATGACGCCCCCCTCCTCATCGAGAACCGGCTCCACGAGGGCATGGACGGGGTGGTGCTGGTGTGGGTGCCCCGAGAGGTGCAGAAGGCCCGGCTCATGGCGCGCGACGGCCTGGACGAGGCGGCGGCGGAGGCCCGCCTGGCCGCCCAGCTACCACTCGATGAGAAACGCCAGCATGCGACCTGGCTGGTGGACAACTCGGGGGAACTGGGGGCGACCCGGGCCCGGGTAGACGAGGTGTGGCGCGCCATGCTCGCGCGCGGCTGA
- a CDS encoding SDR family oxidoreductase, with product MSEKRKEPRGKSGTYFITGFPGFIGKRLVEHIIREEPKAHVYALVQPKHLKEAQQIASRLQGSGATLELLTGDVVDMHLGLSGEEYQRLCERVTHIYHLAAVFYLGVPKETAWRINVDGTRNVLELARDCEHLKRFNHFSSCHVSGDRVGVIAEDELDCGQGFRNVYEETKFQAERLVQRAAASNMPVTIFRPCSVVGDSRTGEIDRFEGPYYLGILLVTSPLVVPLPLPGNGVAPLNVVPVDYVVRAVWALSHDERAVGRTFHLVDPNPMSARRVYELIAEKAHKKLPRFNLSARAADVMMRLPVLEKLARPQRAALNYVNHLAIYNCHNTLELLDGTGIRCPPLSSYLDQLVAYVRDQYRQRREQAAEVEDPLDRTPSVPDEETGAAARRSR from the coding sequence ATGAGCGAGAAGCGCAAGGAGCCCCGAGGCAAGTCCGGGACGTACTTCATCACCGGCTTCCCGGGCTTCATCGGCAAGCGGCTGGTCGAGCACATCATCCGGGAGGAGCCCAAGGCCCATGTCTATGCCCTGGTGCAGCCCAAGCACCTCAAGGAGGCCCAGCAGATAGCCTCCCGGCTCCAGGGGAGCGGGGCCACGCTGGAGCTGCTCACCGGTGACGTCGTGGACATGCACCTCGGCCTGTCCGGTGAGGAGTATCAGCGGCTGTGCGAGCGGGTGACGCACATCTACCATCTGGCCGCCGTCTTCTACCTGGGCGTCCCCAAGGAGACCGCCTGGCGCATCAACGTGGACGGCACCCGCAACGTGCTGGAGCTGGCGCGCGACTGCGAGCACCTCAAGCGCTTCAACCACTTCTCCTCCTGCCACGTCTCCGGGGACCGGGTGGGCGTCATCGCCGAGGACGAGTTGGACTGCGGCCAGGGCTTCCGCAACGTCTACGAGGAGACCAAGTTCCAGGCGGAGCGGCTCGTCCAGCGCGCCGCCGCCTCCAACATGCCCGTCACCATCTTCCGCCCGTGCAGCGTGGTGGGGGACTCGCGCACGGGGGAGATCGATCGCTTCGAGGGCCCCTACTACCTGGGCATCCTCCTGGTGACGAGCCCGCTGGTGGTGCCCCTGCCGCTGCCCGGCAACGGCGTGGCCCCGCTCAACGTGGTGCCCGTGGACTACGTGGTGCGGGCGGTGTGGGCCCTGTCGCACGACGAGCGCGCCGTGGGCCGCACCTTCCACCTGGTGGACCCCAACCCCATGAGCGCCCGCCGCGTCTACGAGCTCATCGCGGAGAAGGCCCACAAGAAGCTGCCCCGCTTCAACCTGAGCGCCCGGGCCGCGGACGTGATGATGCGCCTGCCCGTGCTGGAGAAGCTCGCCCGCCCCCAGCGCGCCGCGCTCAACTACGTCAACCACCTGGCCATCTACAACTGCCACAACACCCTGGAGCTGCTGGACGGCACCGGCATCCGCTGCCCTCCCCTCTCCTCGTATCTGGATCAGCTGGTGGCCTACGTGCGCGATCAGTACCGCCAGCGCCGCGAGCAGGCCGCCGAGGTCGAGGATCCGCTGGACCGCACCCCCTCCGTCCCGGATGAAGAAACGGGCGCCGCCGCTCGTCGGAGCCGCTAA
- a CDS encoding cytochrome c family protein encodes MRARGPWILLLVLAFVLPGAAGAADFLGPESCKGCHPAAYEAWMQSKHARATDSLSEAQKKDARCLSCHAPDQASQSVSHVTCETCHGGGQYYAPAYVMKDAELARLVGLVDPSEKACRTCHDASSPSLKPFNFVEALKAIDHWSAERTAGKQPRAESASPEPATAKKK; translated from the coding sequence ATGCGCGCTCGTGGCCCCTGGATCCTCCTGCTCGTCCTCGCCTTCGTCCTGCCCGGAGCCGCCGGGGCCGCCGATTTCCTCGGCCCGGAGAGCTGCAAGGGCTGTCACCCGGCCGCCTACGAGGCCTGGATGCAGTCCAAGCATGCCCGCGCCACGGACTCGCTCTCCGAGGCGCAGAAGAAGGACGCGCGGTGCCTGTCGTGCCACGCGCCCGACCAGGCCTCCCAGAGCGTCTCCCACGTCACGTGCGAGACCTGCCACGGCGGCGGCCAGTACTACGCGCCGGCCTACGTGATGAAGGACGCCGAGCTCGCCCGGCTGGTGGGCCTGGTGGATCCCTCGGAGAAGGCCTGCCGTACCTGCCACGACGCGTCCTCGCCTTCCCTCAAGCCCTTCAATTTCGTCGAGGCCCTCAAGGCCATCGACCACTGGTCCGCCGAGCGCACCGCGGGCAAGCAGCCCCGCGCCGAGAGCGCCTCGCCCGAGCCGGCCACAGCCAAGAAGAAATAG